One part of the Streptomyces sp. NBC_00286 genome encodes these proteins:
- a CDS encoding GntR family transcriptional regulator: MGTTQLDTVPEPKYWHLRTVLSEALDSEFSVGEILPNERDLAARFGVARATLRQALEQLELEGRLQRRRGVGTTVAPPRMGVDVGSEQHAWPGAAGDAWRAVDCTVAVPPAAVADILEIGHEEQVHTVRRSRVTHGQPVAAELLYVPASSVPALSAIDAASGAGRARAVLRELQRLSLETQDRAVELGSARADDAKELDRLPGAPVLVVTTRFYAEGRTAAVSVATYRADTCRLTFGDTGGVEIHHDPERRAS, translated from the coding sequence GTGGGGACCACGCAGTTGGATACGGTGCCGGAGCCCAAGTACTGGCACTTGCGGACCGTACTGAGTGAGGCGCTGGACTCCGAGTTCTCGGTGGGCGAGATCCTGCCGAACGAGCGTGATCTTGCCGCGCGGTTCGGGGTGGCCCGGGCCACCCTGCGTCAGGCCCTGGAGCAGCTTGAACTCGAAGGTCGGCTTCAGCGGCGGCGCGGGGTCGGCACGACCGTGGCTCCGCCGCGTATGGGTGTGGACGTAGGGTCCGAGCAGCATGCGTGGCCGGGGGCGGCCGGGGACGCCTGGCGGGCCGTGGACTGCACGGTGGCGGTTCCGCCCGCGGCGGTGGCCGACATCCTGGAGATCGGGCATGAGGAGCAGGTGCATACGGTACGGCGCTCCCGGGTGACGCATGGGCAGCCTGTGGCCGCCGAGTTGCTGTACGTGCCTGCCTCGTCGGTGCCAGCGCTGTCCGCGATCGATGCGGCGTCGGGGGCGGGGCGGGCGCGGGCTGTGCTCCGGGAACTCCAGCGGCTGTCCCTGGAGACGCAGGACCGGGCTGTGGAGCTTGGCTCGGCGCGTGCGGACGACGCCAAGGAGCTCGACCGGCTTCCTGGCGCGCCGGTTCTTGTCGTCACGACCCGGTTCTACGCCGAGGGGCGGACCGCGGCGGTGTCGGTCGCTACGTACCGGGCCGATACGTGTCGGCTGACGTTCGGTGACACGGGTGGGGTGGAGATCCACCATGACCCGGAGCGGCGGGCTTCCTAA
- a CDS encoding ROK family transcriptional regulator, with product MGQLTGGDPSLLRRINSAVVLHALRATDFATLTEITRVTGLSRPTVEGVVEGLVAGGLVVEAAAEEGAARRQGRPARRYRFRAEAGHLLGLEIGSHRVAALLADLDGRTLGTIAKDVSESASADERLERLRTAVAELLRQAGVARGSLRAVGVGTPGIIEAGGTVRLGAALPDWTGLHLGERLRRSFKCPVLVENDANAAVVAEHWKGAGTESDDMVFVLAGLSPGAGSLIGGRLHRGYGGAAGEIGALHLLGREATPETLLSTTDKPLHPLDEQAVARVFAQAREGDERARAAVERFIQRLVHDVAALVLALDPELVVIGGWAAGIDGVLEPLRKELSRYCLRPPRVALSVLGEAAVVMGALRLALDHVEEQLFAVEGTVTARR from the coding sequence TTGGGGCAGCTGACCGGCGGGGATCCCTCGCTGCTGCGGAGGATCAACTCCGCGGTGGTACTGCATGCGCTGCGGGCCACGGACTTCGCGACTCTCACCGAGATCACCCGGGTGACCGGGCTGTCCCGGCCCACCGTCGAGGGCGTCGTCGAGGGGCTCGTCGCGGGCGGTCTCGTTGTCGAGGCCGCGGCCGAAGAGGGTGCCGCGCGGCGGCAGGGGCGGCCCGCGCGCAGGTACCGGTTCCGGGCGGAGGCGGGGCATCTGCTGGGGCTTGAGATCGGTTCGCATCGGGTGGCCGCGCTTCTCGCGGACCTGGACGGCCGGACCCTGGGGACGATCGCCAAGGACGTTTCCGAGTCGGCGTCGGCGGACGAGCGGCTGGAGCGGCTGCGTACCGCCGTCGCCGAGCTGCTGCGCCAGGCGGGCGTCGCGCGCGGGTCCCTGCGGGCCGTCGGCGTGGGTACGCCCGGCATCATCGAGGCGGGCGGCACCGTACGGCTGGGCGCCGCCCTGCCCGACTGGACGGGCCTGCATCTGGGCGAGCGGCTGCGTCGCTCCTTCAAATGCCCGGTGCTGGTGGAGAACGACGCCAACGCCGCGGTGGTCGCCGAGCACTGGAAGGGTGCGGGCACGGAGTCCGACGACATGGTGTTCGTGCTGGCCGGTCTGAGCCCCGGAGCCGGTTCGTTGATCGGCGGGCGGCTGCACCGCGGGTACGGGGGTGCGGCCGGAGAGATCGGTGCGCTGCATCTCCTGGGCCGTGAGGCAACTCCGGAGACATTGCTGTCCACGACGGACAAGCCGCTGCATCCTCTTGACGAGCAGGCGGTGGCGAGGGTCTTCGCGCAGGCCCGCGAGGGTGACGAGCGGGCTAGGGCGGCCGTCGAGCGTTTCATCCAGCGGCTGGTCCACGATGTGGCGGCGCTGGTACTCGCCCTAGACCCGGAGCTCGTAGTCATCGGTGGCTGGGCGGCAGGCATCGACGGCGTACTGGAGCCCCTACGCAAGGAGCTGTCCCGCTACTGCCTGCGACCACCTCGGGTGGCCCTTTCGGTCCTGGGCGAGGCAGCCGTGGTGATGGGGGCGCTACGGCTGGCTCTCGATCACGTGGAGGAGCAGCTGTTCGCGGTGGAGGGCACGGTAACGGCACGGCGCTGA